The segment AAAGGAGTTTGAATTATGCCGAATCCAAAACGGAGACATTCGAAATCGCGTGGCCGGAAACGTCGCACTCATGACGCTTTGCAACAGCCAAGGATGTCGGAATGTTCTCATTGTCATGAGTTGAAACTAGCACATCAAATATGTCCTCATTGCGGTCATTTTGAAGGACGGGAGTACGTCGCGCAGAAATCCACTGAGTAAATCGCATGTCTGAGCGGATCCGCATCTCAGTAGATGGAATGGGCGGGGATTACGCTCCGCAGAACATCGTTTCGGGAGCTGTCCAGGCCGTTTCCGAGTTCGATGTTCAGGTTTTGCTGGTTGGAATTGAAAATCAACTAAAAGCGGAGCTGGACAAGCATCAAGTTCCTGCGAACCGGATCGAAGTGGTGGACGCCACTGAAGTTGTAGGCATGGATGAGCAGGCCACATCTGCCGTTCGAAAGAAAAAGAATTCTTCGATGCGGGTTGCAGTGGATTTGGGTTCCAGGGGAGAGGCTGGAAGCATCGTTAGCGCAGGAAATACCGGCGCTATGTATGCTATGGTGAAGGTGAATGTCGGATCGCTCCCTGGAATAGACCGCCTACCGTTGGCCGCATTGTTTCCTCATCCAGATGGCAAGACAATTGTTCTCGATGTCGGGGCAAATGTCGAATGCAAACCGCACCATCTGGTGGAATTTGCACTGATGGGTTCTGTCTACGCGCAGGAAATTTTGAATGTGGAATCCCCCCGTATAGGACTGTTGAGCATCGGAGAAGAAGAAGTCAAAGGAAATGATCTAACAAAGGAAACTTTTCAGCTCCTGAAGAAGTCTGATATGCATTTTATAGGGAATGTGGATGGTCATGATGTTTTTAAAGGACGCGCCGATGTTGTAGTATGCGATGGTTTTGTCGGTAACGTGGCTTTGAAAGTCAGTGAAAGCCTGGTGGAAACCATATTTCATATATTGCAGCCTCAAATGGATAGTTCTCTGGGAAGGTTACTAACAAAATACTTTGATTATTCTGAATATGGAGGAGCGCCTTTGCTGGGCGCGAGAGTTCCCAGTTTTGTTTGCCACGGAAGATCCACTTCTAAAGCAATTAAAAATGCGATCCGGGTGGCGATGGAATTCTGCAGGCATAATGTTAATGAAAGAATACAAAAAGAATTGAACCGCCAAGGCGCCAAGAACGCCAAGATTTAAAAATATGAACAAAATTGCAGTAATTTTTCCGGGCCAGGGATCCCAGAATGTTGGCATGGGCCGGGATTTCTATGACCGTTATCCGAGGGCGCGCGGAGTTTTCGAAGAAGCGGATCGCGCGTTAAACGAGCCGATCAGTAAGTTATGCTTCGAAGGTCCGTCAGAGGAACTGCAGTTAACTGCAAACACACAGCCTGCAGTCCTAACGGTCTCGATTGCGATCTGGTCTTTATTACATGAAGTGATCCGCCCTGCGTTTGTTGCAGGACATAGTTTGGGTGAATACACAGCCGGCGTCGTTGCCGGGGCTTTTCGATTTTCCGATGCAGTAAAGCTGGTGCGCAACCGCGGAAAATTCATGCAGGAAGCTGTGGCCGTGGGTCAGGGCGCAATGCTTGCTGTTCTGGGCGCTGAACCGGAACAAGTACAAGCGCTGTGCGACGAGGCTGCTCAAGGCTTGATTTTATCGCCTGCAAATTTCAACTCGCCCGGCCAGATCGTCATTGCGGGACACGCAGAAGCGATAAAGAGAGCGGCAGAAGCCGCGCCACGTTTTAATATAAAGCGCACGATTCCGCT is part of the bacterium genome and harbors:
- the rpmF gene encoding 50S ribosomal protein L32; translated protein: MPNPKRRHSKSRGRKRRTHDALQQPRMSECSHCHELKLAHQICPHCGHFEGREYVAQKSTE
- the plsX gene encoding phosphate acyltransferase PlsX, producing the protein MSERIRISVDGMGGDYAPQNIVSGAVQAVSEFDVQVLLVGIENQLKAELDKHQVPANRIEVVDATEVVGMDEQATSAVRKKKNSSMRVAVDLGSRGEAGSIVSAGNTGAMYAMVKVNVGSLPGIDRLPLAALFPHPDGKTIVLDVGANVECKPHHLVEFALMGSVYAQEILNVESPRIGLLSIGEEEVKGNDLTKETFQLLKKSDMHFIGNVDGHDVFKGRADVVVCDGFVGNVALKVSESLVETIFHILQPQMDSSLGRLLTKYFDYSEYGGAPLLGARVPSFVCHGRSTSKAIKNAIRVAMEFCRHNVNERIQKELNRQGAKNAKI
- the fabD gene encoding ACP S-malonyltransferase translates to MNKIAVIFPGQGSQNVGMGRDFYDRYPRARGVFEEADRALNEPISKLCFEGPSEELQLTANTQPAVLTVSIAIWSLLHEVIRPAFVAGHSLGEYTAGVVAGAFRFSDAVKLVRNRGKFMQEAVAVGQGAMLAVLGAEPEQVQALCDEAAQGLILSPANFNSPGQIVIAGHAEAIKRAAEAAPRFNIKRTIPLAVSAPFHCALMKPAQDNLLPLLKAQIFHPLKFPLVTNVDAAFIKTGEEVRDALIRQIPNPVLWMQTIDVLLKEGVNTFVEVGPGKVLTGLVKKISRDVQVYNVENLEDYEQLRAKYQS